The following proteins are co-located in the Aquarana catesbeiana isolate 2022-GZ linkage group LG02, ASM4218655v1, whole genome shotgun sequence genome:
- the POU3F1 gene encoding POU domain, class 3, transcription factor 1, whose protein sequence is MAATAQYLPRNNTLPSNPLMHPDSDRMHQGTTYREVQKMMHQEYLQGLASNAGHPMSLTHHQWLPNPTSDWGSGSHLTGQAEHKGGVQTNREDLSTTFHHHRSHLVHQQTPSTHAWAQGGGHHLSPMSPSSNSHQPLLYSQSSYTNLNGMLGPQASTLHHSMRDPLHDEPGVLDTHVESPPQHLNHHQDHSDEDAPSSDDLEQFAKQFKQRRIKLGFTQADVGLALGTLYGNVFSQTTICRFEALQLSFKNMCKLKPLLNKWLEETDSTTGSPTNLDKIAAQGRKRKKRTSIEVGVKGALENHFLKCPKPSAHEITSLADSLQLEKEVVRVWFCNRRQKEKRMTPAGVPHPPMEDVYSQAETPPLHHTLQTSVQ, encoded by the coding sequence ATGGCTGCAACTGCTCAGTACCTGCCCAGGAATAACACATTGCCTTCCAACCCTCTGATGCATCCGGACTCCGATAGGATGCACCAGGGGACCACCTACAGAGAGGTGCAGAAGATGATGCACCAAGAGTACCTTCAAGGCTTAGCCTCTAACGCCGGCCACCCCATGAGCCTCACTCACCACCAGTGGTTGCCCAATCCCACCAGCGACTGGGGGAGCGGCTCTCACCTGACCGGGCAAGCTGAACACAAAGGTGGGGTGCAAACCAACAGAGAGGACCTCAGCACCACTTTCCATCACCACAGGTCGCACCTGGTCCACCAACAGACTCCCAGCACTCACGCCTGGGCACAAGGAGGGGGCCACCACCTGTCTCCGATGTCCCCCAGCTCCAACAGCCACCAGCCTCTTCTCTACTCGCAGTCCTCCTATACGAACCTCAACGGCATGCTGGGGCCCCAGGCTTCCACTTTACACCACAGCATGAGGGACCCCTTGCATGACGAGCCGGGGGTCCTCGACACCCACGTCGAGTCACCCCCCCAGCATCTCAACCACCATCAGGACCACTCCGACGAAGATGCCCCCAGCTCCGACGACCTGGAACAGTTTGCCAAGCAGTTCAAACAGAGAAGGATCAAGCTGGGCTTCACCCAAGCAGACGTTGGCTTGGCCCTGGGCACCTTGTACGGCAACGTTTTCTCCCAGACCACCATCTGCAGGTTTGAAGCCTTGCAGCTGAGTTTCAAGAACATGTGCAAACTCAAGCCCCTGTTGAACAAATGGCTAGAGGAGACCGATTCCACCACTGGGAGCCCCACCAACCTAGACAAGATCGCAGCCCAGGGAAGGAAAAGGAAGAAGAGGACCTCCATAGAAGTTGGGGTGAAGGGAGCCCTGGAGAACCATTTCCTAAAGTGTCCTAAACCCTCAGCCCATGAGATCACCAGCCTGGCAGACAGTCTCCAGTTGGAGAAGGAGGTGGTGAGAGTTTGGTTTTGCAACAGAAGGCAGAAAGAGAAAAGGATGACCCCAGCGGGGGTCCCTCACCCCCCCATGGAGGATGTGTATTCACAAGCAGAGACCCCTCCACTCCATCACACGCTGCAGACCTCTGTACAATGA